A region from the Benincasa hispida cultivar B227 chromosome 12, ASM972705v1, whole genome shotgun sequence genome encodes:
- the LOC120068448 gene encoding nicotinamide adenine dinucleotide transporter 1, chloroplastic, translated as MSGGGSGTPRSTRDLICNAGAGAAAGTIAATFVCPLDVIKTRLQVHGLPSSQRGGSIIINSLQDIMRSEGFRGMYRGLSPTIVALLPNWAVYFTVYEHLKGLLHSDGDDGHHLSFGANMVAAAGAGASTAIATNPLWVVKTRLQTQGMRPGVVPYTGMVSAFTRIVQEEGFRGLYSGIVPSLVGVSHVAIQFPAYEKLKSYMAKRDNTTVDKLSPGHLAIASSLSKITASVTTYPHEVVRSRLQEQGQARNVAPQYSGVMDCIKKVFRKEGLPGFYRGCATNLLRTTPSAVITFTSYEMIHRFLLRVIPSGEEKYSETHPNSDSNSHVKPQKANRDDSKEDSDSSIQQSQSQPSKQTRIPLGNKEHLTSRH; from the exons ATGAGTGGCGGTGGCAGTGGCACTCCTCGAAGCACTAGGGATTTGATCTGTAACGCCGGTGCCGGTGCTGCCGCAG GTACTATAGCAGCCACGTTTGTCTGCCCTTTAGATGTAATCAAGACGAGGCTGCAAGTACATGGTCTTCCATCTAGTCAAAGAGGAG GTAGTATTATTATCAATAGCCTACAAGACATAATGCGTTCTGAAGGTTTCAGGGGAATGTACCGTGGCCTTTCACCAACCATAGTAGCACTTCTTCCAAACTGGGCT GTCTACTTCACAGTTTATGAGCATCTAAAAGGCCTACTTCATTCAGATG GGGACGATGGTCATCATCTCTCATTTGGGGCAAATATGGTTGCTGCTGCTGGAGCTGGGGCATCTACTGCCATTGCAACAAATCCTTTGTGGGTTGTTAAGACCAGACTCCAA ACACAGGGAATGAGGCCTGGTGTGGTTCCTTACACAGGCATGGTTTCAGCATTTACCAGGATTGTACAGGAAGAAGGATTTCGTGGGCTTTACAG TGGCATCGTCCCTTCATTGGTTGGGGTAAGTCATGTTGCGATTCAATTTCCTGCATACGAAAAGCTCAAATCGTATATGGCAAAAAGAG ATAACACGACGGTTGATAAGCTAAGTCCAGGACATTTAGCTATTGCCTCCTCATTGTCGAAAATTACAGCCTCAGTAACGACTTACCCACACGAG GTTGTTCGTTCCCGGCTACAAGAGCAAGGCCAAGCCAGAAACGTTGCTCCTCAATACTCGGGAGTAATGGACTGTATCAAAAAAGTTTTTCGAAAGGAAGGTCTCCCCGGCTTTTATAGAGGTTGTGCGACGAATCTGTTGCGAACAACTCCATCTGCTGTAATAACTTTCACCAGCTATGAAATGATACATAGGTTCCTACTGCGAGTTATACCTTCAGGCGAGGAGAAATATTCAGAAACCCATCCGAACTCTGATAGCAATAGCCATGTGAAGCCCCAAAAGGCAAACCGAGACGACTCAAAGGAAGATAGTGATTCCAGCATACAACAATCACAATCCCAACCAAGTAAGCAAACTAGAATTCCTCTGGGGAATAAAGAACACCTGACATCTAGACATTGA